A section of the Carya illinoinensis cultivar Pawnee chromosome 12, C.illinoinensisPawnee_v1, whole genome shotgun sequence genome encodes:
- the LOC122289244 gene encoding uncharacterized protein LOC122289244: MLAFAFVTAARRLCPYIQAHTIRVFTESPLVKSLRKPNSSGRLVVWLIELSKFDLEYVPRKAVKGQAMAELSGFPQDDTVALMGRPWIPKVDNKVADKLAHIASGMDEAPFPWQVERRIIEILTIKKEVGVPGSNILDWEISVVEYLEEGKLLEKKEEARGVRRKAARKTLARKVVRAGYYQPNALRDALEFTKRCVKYQTYELVLHAPLERLTSIIAPRPITIWSVDLVGPFPTGRGRVKFMVVTKWAEAEPLASMTSKTVTREWCTELKIKVKYSSLGHPQANGQVEATNKALLSIMKKRDTEKKGEWADELLGNDKKIEEYLDLVEEEREIAKARMLQEKAKAKQYFNKRVKLRTFKVGNLVLKRSEVTTQDEGKMGTQWEGPFLVVANNRLGLYRLKDNRGKELPHPWNVEQLRKFYQ, encoded by the exons ATGTTAGCTTTTGCCTTTGTAACGGCTGCTAGAAGACTCTGCCCATACATTCAAGCCCACACAATAAGGGTGTTTACGGAGAGCCCATTAGTGAAAAGCCTAAGAAAACCTAATAGCTCAGGAAGATTGGTAGTGTGGTTGATTGAGTTAAGTAAGTTCGATTTGGAATATGTGCCAAGAAAGGCAGTAAAGGGGCAAGCAATGGCAGAGCTTTCAGGCTTCCCTCAAGATGACACAGTAGCTCTAATGGGAAGGCCATGG ATACCAAAGGTGGACAACAAAGTGGCAGATAAGTTGGCGCATATAGCATCAGGAATGGATGAGGCACCTTTCCCATGGCAAGTGGAAAGAAGAATCATCGAGATCTTGACCATCAAGAAAGAAGTGGGTGTCCCAGGCTCCAATATCCTAGATTGGGAAATTAGTGTGGTCGAATACCTAGAAGAAGGAAAGTTACTAGAGAAAAAGGAGGAGGCAAGGGGGGTAAGGAGAAAGGCGGCAAG GAAGACCTTAGCTAGGAAGGTGGTAAGGGCAGGATACTACCAGCCTAATGCATTAAGGGATGCTTTAGAATTCACTAAGAGATGTGTTAAGTACCAAACGTACGAGCTAGTGTTGCACGCCCCTCTAGAGAGATTAACATCTATAATAGCACCACGACCCATTACAATATGGAGCGTCGATCTGGTTGGACCGTTCCCAACAGGGAGAGGCAGAGTAAAGTTCATGGTTGTCACAAAGTGGGCAGAGGCAGAGCCACTGGCAAGCATGACAAGCAAGACTGTGACTAG AGAATGGTGTACAGAGTTGAAGATTAAGGTGAAGTACTCATCACTAGGTCACCCTCAAGCAAACGGGCAAGTAGAAGCGACAAACAAGGCATTACTCTCAATTATGAAGAAGAGGGACACAGAGAAAAAGGGAGAGTGGGCAGACGAGCTGCTAGGG aatgataagaaaatagagGAGTACCTTGATTTAGTGGAAGAAGAAAGGGAAATAGCGAAAGCTAGAATGTTGCAAGAAAAAGCTAAAGCCAAGCAATACTTCAACAAAAGGGTAAAGCTCAGGACTTTTAAGGTGGGAAATCTGGTCTTGAAGAGAAGCGAGGTGACTACCCAAGATGAAGGGAAGATGGGAACCCAGTGGGAAGGGCCTTTCTTGGTGGTAGCAAATAACAGACTTGGGTTGTACCGTTTGAAAGACAATCGAGGAAAGGAGCTGCCACACCCATGGAATGTAGAGCAGCTAAGGAAATTTTATCAGTAG